In Rutidosis leptorrhynchoides isolate AG116_Rl617_1_P2 chromosome 6, CSIRO_AGI_Rlap_v1, whole genome shotgun sequence, the DNA window atatgatattctaacttaatgatttaaaacctgaaaacacgaaaaataccgtaaaatcggatatacgccgtcgtagtaacaccgcgggctgttttgggttagttaattaaaaattatgataatctttgatttaaaagttgctcttctgagaaaataattttcttatgaacatgaaactgtatccaaaaatcatggttaaactcaaagtggaagtatgttttccaaaatggtcatctagacgtcgttctttcgactgaaatgactacttttacaaaaatgacttgtaacctgtattttcgactataaacttatactttttctgtttagattcataaacttaagttcaatttgaaatcatagcaacttgaatcactcaaaacggatttaaaacgaagaagttatgggtaaaacaagattggataattttgcttgttgtagctacgtgaaaattggtaacaaatctatattaatcatatcctagctaactcatattgtattatacatgtattctaatatattatgtaatcttgggataccatagacacgtatgcaaatgtttttacatatcatatcgacccatgtatatatattatttggaaaaaccatagacactctatatgcagtaatgtttgagttagctatacagggttgaggttgattccaaaaatatatatactttgagttgtgatctagcctgagacgtgtatacactgggtcgtggattgattcaagataatatatatcgatttatttctatacatctaactgtggacaactagttgtaggttactaacgaggacagctgacttaataaacttaaaacattaaaacgtattaaaaatgttgtaaatatactttgaacataccttgatatatatgtacatatttgttataggttcgtgaatcgaccagtggccaagtcttacttcccgacgaagtaaaaatctgtgaaagtgagttatagtcccactttttaaatctaatatttttgggatgagaatacatgcagttttataaatgttttacaaaatagacacaagtacgtgaaactacattgtatggttgaattattaaaccgaatatgcccctttttagtctggtaatctaagaattagggaacagacaccctaattgacgcgaatcttaaagatagatctattgggctcaacaaaccccatccaaagtaccggatgctttagtacttcgaatttatcatgttcgaagggagtccctgaatgataggggatattctatatgcattatgttaaggtcggttaccaggtgttcaccatatgaatgatttttatctctatgcagtttgcgaaatgcctgatatgagatgtgtatttatgagaaatgaaatcttgtggtctattattacaatttgataaatatacaggttaaacctataactcaccaacatttttgttgacgttttaaagcatgtttattctcaggcgattattaagagcttccgctgttgcatgctaaaatatggacaagatttggtgtcagcatgcttgtgtaatattgtttaaaactgcattcgagatttactttgttgtaacatattaatattgtaaaccaatatgtattggtagtgtgtaagtgtgatatttttagattatcatttctggataatctaggtggtgtccttttaaccttgtcgataaataaaggttatggtttgtttttaaaaacgaatgcagtctttgaaaaacgtctcatatagaggtcaaaacctcgcaacgaaatcaattaatatggaacatttataatcaatatgaacgggacatttcagtatgaaatcctatatcaaaagcttttgtgtCCATTTTGTATATCAACTAATCAGAAGAGGTTATTTTGGAAAGAAAAAGTCTCTTATTAACGAagaatgaagttagtgagattATATAAAAAACTATGTGCGTCACTTGTGGTGGGACGGAATGAATATTATACTTCATTATTTTCTATGTCTCATTATAACTaaggatgacaatggatcggatatggatcggatgatgccatatccacatccatattcatttaattttttctcatccatatccatttaatttcagttcatccgtccatattcatatccgatggattaagcgggttaacggATATCCGTTGGATATCAAATGAAATGTTCATCTAATGATGAATTTATCAatttaatatagattataacaaatgtaaatatttaatctttatgtttttgatttgttacgcatgttttgattgtaatttgttgcCGATTGTGAATTTAATTAAGCAAAATACGTTATAATATAATTGAATATACGTTTAAACTAATCTAAATATGTAACTTTGAATAATGTTAGTAAAAATTTAATAATTGTGACTATCACACTTATTATTTTCGTTAATAATTTAAGAATTTttaggttatatgtatatgcatatcgaTATttagatgtatatgcatatattttaaTACGTATATATCTATGTATAAATGTCTTTCGGGTGATAATGAATATATCCGTGGATGATAAgttgtcatccatatccgatccacgaaatatttagatcatccatatccatatccatatccgctaatcgtccatttacatcatccatatccattataaatggatcggatcgggtggatgtccatggatgaaacatccattgtcatccctaattaTAACTGATCAAACGTGAAACTTCACACCTACTTCAAAAACAACTTGCAACAAACTTTAGATATACATGTCATAAACAACGATTTGAATTTAGAATTCAGTGGGACAAAATAGCTGTTCACACTCCTTTTTATAAAAAATGAATTAGTTGGTACGTTTTATAAAGCTTTCCTTAGTTTATATACTACATATAACCTGCAACGTCGAAGGTTCTGAAAAGTGAATATAAAAGTTGTAAGAATATGTAACAGAACAGTATAAAATACTACGTATAATGTAGTCCCTTATATCCTATTTATAtaaatttgatttgatttgatttttaagTTTGTATATCATGAAAACTGAAAGCTTAAAAAGTTTAGGTATTATGGGCATTTTATGTTAACATTTAACAATAGATAAAGTCCCAATAGAAAGTCAAATGTAGACCGatattgacttatttttcctgaaTTTGACCCAACTTGTGACCATTGACCACCGACTTATTAAATGCTTTTGTTCGAGTTGGACAAAAAGAACTTTTGAGTATACAACATACTTAAGCAGTTAAGCATATCAAATATAGATGATTATATGTCGCTTTATGACTGTTTTGATTTGGGTTGTATGGTTGTAACGTTTAATTGGTGCACTTTTCTTGTTGATAGTGATATACACAACCCACTACCGTGCCTTGGATCTGCCTTCGTTGGCCAGCTGGGTAGCCCACTACCGTGCCTGCTGCTGATGAGGGCGGGATGAGGTGGCTAGATTAGCTTTGTCACGAAATGACCGTGTGTGGGTCATGTGTTTTATTCAGGTCCCTTCTTTTCCGTTACACCTTTATGTTTGAACCAAATGACGATCCCCTTTATAGATGTGGTTTCAGATCCGTGTGTGGGACAGGGTTTTTGCAAGTTGGGATCAATCTTGAGGCAGCTCGTACGTTTCATGCTCGTTGAAGTTCTTATGTTTTCTGACCTTCGACGCCACAACAAGCGTCAGCGTTCTCCCAAGATTTTCTTGTTTTGTCAGAGATGGTTTAGGTACTTCCAGATTTTGGGATTTAGCTAGTTTTACTTGCTGTATTCCTAGTTGGTGGTCTGTTCGTTTGTTTGCTTGGCTTGTATGTCCCGCTTTTCGAGGTTGTTGTAAGCTATATTTCTAATTTCTAATGATTCGGTTTTGTACCATGTTGATCTTTAGATccgttatttatattattgttgttagaagagaaaaaaaaagagaTTAAATATAAAAACAAACCTGCTACAAATGGTAAGGAAAAGAACTTCCGAAAAAAGTGCATGGGTAGTTTCTAATCTAACCTAAAATAAACAGATCCCAAACTAATGTTGACCAAAAAAAGTCAGCACCTGGACCTTGACGACTGAGTACAGGAATAAGACGACGATACCACCTGATATTTTGGCCCTTTTTTTAGTAATGAGCCAATGTTGTTTAAATTTTCCACAAGACGGTCAACATTTGGAACTCTCAACCCAATTTGATCAGCTATACTGCACATCTCCtgagataataataaaaatgtcatTTCTCAATGTTAATAAAGAAAATCACCATTTAAAAGCTTATTAATTACTGCAAAGTAAGGCTGCTTTGCTTACTCCTATAGAAAAGCAGTCTTTCTGTTCGCGCTCTGATTTCTTGTTCAGTGCATCTAAAAAGCGTTTGGCTTCTTTTTCATTACTCATCCCGCCACTTCGACCAAAATCCACAAATCCGTGCTCATCAACATACTTGTCATACAAAGATTCCTTCATTATTTCAACTACATCCTGTAGCATAAAAATATTTGTACCAAAATAGTCATGAAGATCTTGTATCTAGCAAATATAAATACTCCAAGCATAAAAAAGTCACAGTGCATATAATTATTTGTAAATCGGTTATTGTGGTTGCAAGCTGCACACGTACATTCAACCTTCAAAAGTATGAATATGAGCAAGATATTTGTGGTtccaacttaaaaaaaaaactgtatCCTCTTACATTACAATTGAAAAAACTGCACTCTCTTTCTTGTTGACAAAGAGAATAGAAAGCATTGATGTTACATATTCTCTAGAAAGGACTTGCTAAAATGTAAAATTAAGTATGCATTTCATAGATGCCATAACACATTAAAACCTGTATTGTCACTATGGGCTAAATCTAGACCAAATAATGTGTTTAGTAGATATGAAAATTGATTGTATGAGAATAAGACAAAAAAAATCAACCAACAAGAAAATTAGGTCTACTTTtaggcaaggttgcaaaattcactACTCAGGAAGTAATCGGTCGGGTCGTTGGAGGGAGTAATCAACAATCTGGGGATTAATAGGATTGGACTATTTATACATTTAAATTATAAATTTCTAAACTATGTGTCaatatagaagaaaaccataaaTATGAACATTATCGTTCGTTTGTGTTCAAAAActctaattatatttatattaataggtTGATCAGTTTtaactttgactgactttgaccaaCAAATCCGATTTTGACCACTGACGTTGACCGATTAATCAAACGGATACTGGAAAATCGGATCGGTCTGTTCTTAAAAAGGTTTAATCGACAGTAATCGGGGTTTTTTTACAGTAGTGGTTTTAGGTCTATGTAAGTAGGCCTATGTAACATTATTCTTGTATCAATGTTGGACAAATATGTTCCTGCTTCGTATAAAAGCTGTAAACAAAGAAAAACAAGCTGCATTGTACTAGATAAACTTACTTTAGCATCTTCAATGGTTATTTCTTCTCTCAAATGAACTCTAGCTCGAGCTTGCGCCAACCTTACTAAACTTTCTAATTGCCTTGCTGTTATTGGTGTGCCATCAGCGGATGTACTACGGTCTCTAAGCTTTAGATAAAACTCCTGCAAGATTTTGGCTGCTGGTTCTGACATCCTAACATCACAAAACAGATGAATTATCATATTTCAAACATTCAAACATAATTTAGcaaaaagtaaaaataaataaatctatTATTTACCTGGGAAAGACATAAGTTCTAGCATAAGCAATATATTTACGAAGAAGAGGACCGGGCAATGGCACAAAATCACGGGCCTTCACGGGATCTAATCGCAACCTTGAGACTAGTGAATCACTCTTTACATTCTGATCTCTGATTTGAGATGCTGCACTACAAATTATGAATCAGTTTTTACGTCTAAATAACCTACTGGGAAACCAGATATATTGAAAGACGAAAACACCTGCAAGTTTTTTCAGTGTTTGTGAATTATCTGCATTGCCAACATGCAGCTGCAATGAAAAGAAAGATAACACCTTGAAGTCTGCGAGCATACATGCTATTTAATTGTGTTCAGTATTGCATTATAAGTCAGAACAAAGCTCCAAGTTTACTTACTGACATAATGTGTTGCGAAATTTGTTTGTCGTGTAACTCATCAGGCTTGTCAAGCAATATGaacaccaaatcaaatcgtgatagtAGAGCAGAATTTATTTTTAAGttctcatttacagtttttgcccgGCTGCAACCAAAATTAACAATCATTTTAAAAATCTCAATTAGTGAAAAATCAAGAGGTTTAAAGCTAAGAATTAAAAATATTAGAAGTAAAACGTACTTGTAATGGCCACCAACCGGGTTTGCGGCTGCTAAAACAGTTGTTTGAGCTGATAAACTTGCTACAAGTCCTGCCTTGGCAACTGAAACACATTGTTGCTCCATAGCTTCCAGTAGTGACTGGTGATTATATATATCAAGTTATCAACAAACGCTACATTTTATTTTCCTAAATAACCTTGTTTTGGGTTTTTGGTTATGCGAAGTTTGCATTGAAATAATGTGAAAAGTGACCTGGTGTTCCGCAGACAATTTATCAAATTCATCGATACAGCACACCCCCCTGTCTGCTAGGACCATAGCACCTGTTGGATATCAAATAATTTAGGTAGCTGAATATGCCCAATAATATCTGGTTAGCATCTTTGTAGACATACTGAGTATGTATTAGTTATGTAACCACAACATAACTCATGTCCACATTTCAAAATAAGACTTTGCTTAAAGCTTCAAGATTTTGGTGGGTAAATActatacaataaataaataaataaagataatatgTACGTACCGGCCTCAAAAGCATAGTCACCGGTCATTGAATCCTTGACCACAGCCACAGTGAGGCCAGCATTTGTAGTGGCGTTCCCACAAACATAGATACCTCGTGGTGAAACTGAAGCCGCTGCTTGCAGCAGTTGACTTTTCcctaatccaggatcacctaatatGAAACATATATGACATTGGCATGGTTAGTAAACTATGCAAAATATGGAGCTTGGATAATAAACTTCTGACTTCAGGTTGTTAAAGTATTGTAAATAGGAAGCTCTAAAAAGAGGTGTTTTTCCTTCAAAGTTTATTGCTtgtaaaaatagataaataaaactgcataccaacAATTATCACATGAATGTCTCCTCTGACAGGAACCTTATTCTGATCCAGTGAATTCTTTCTTACACCTCCAAACAATGCTAATGTAATTCCAGCTggttaagaaaaaaaaaaagagtaatcaATGTTCCATTCACCTTCCATCATAAATTTCTAAACCATCAAATAATTCAAACATTGACTAATAAGATTTTAGGCTTGGATGTTAGTTCTCCTAGAATATAGTTTGTATGTACATTATAAAAATCATCATTTGTATAGCCGATACTTTCTATTATCATATCAAGGCTCGGCATTATTTTACATTGGTAGTTAACAATTTACAAATCAAGGACATCGAACGTATTTGATCGTATGATAATCAGCTGTATAACACATAACATACTACTAACAATGGTGCATTTAAAAGTCTACACGTATATGATttcaatatagatattaatattgttaataaaccatatacatgtatgtatacctTACTATAATCTCCGTCTACGAGGAGTTTGTTAGATGAACAAACCTTGTTGAGTTACTTATGTAGTTCTAATAGAAGACTATTTACTTATTATCATAAATTGTGCAGAAAGCCAAAGCGCATAAGCAATAAGAAGTGGATAAAATACCTTTAACAAGTTCATGTCCATAGATGGAGGGGCAAACTGATTGCACTATTTGACGGAAGACATCAGAACCATGCTCTTGTAGATATTTCAAAACAAATTCTGAATCCCGTTGACTGAAAGAAGAATAAACATTAGACAAGTCCATTGCTTTACCAACTGTTTCTGTGTTTTGAGAGGTCTCAGACTCAGCCTGCGACTTTGAGTTTATAACTGAGATTCCTTCTAAATACAAGTAATATAATCCTTGATTCTTGCCCTTTGACTTTCCTGTTTCACAAGGAAGCTAGATAAGAAAGATGAACAAGAGTGACATGATAAAAATCCAAACATCAGGTACATAACTGACATGATGACGTATTATAAACTTTGTATGAATTTAAAAATGGACATGATAGTTTTTTCATGATAGTTTTTTCATCATACATGATACTCACATTACCATATTCTGAAGTAATGGTAACTTTAGAGAGGTGCTCCTAATGTGAAGGAACAAAAGACTGAAACTACAGTTACTCAAAAGATAATTAATATAAGTGATAATATGAGTAAGAATGAAAAAACTATCATAATCCTTCTTTGGGGTGACCTAGATCTCGTTCTACTTCTAAGAGGAATATAATTTCTGTCTAGAACATTGATGGAAATTAAAAACTGTGATGAACAAGCGAGAAAATATGACTACAATGAGTCCACGTAACTATAATGAACCAACTAAACAGCGATTGAACGAAAAAGATTGTGTTGGATGAATAGTAAATTACTAAATTACCTCCTCCTATATCCATGTAATTGTTAATCACCCTTATAAGACCGGTAACAGTAACAACATCTCCAGGGATGCACAAGTCTACAAGATCTTCAACCAATTCACATTCCACAATTCTTGGCACCCTTCCTTCTTCATGATGTTCAGATTTCAATAACTCTTGAATTCTGTAAAGTATAAACAAATTACATATACAAAGATAATAGATACATTATAAATTAAGTATCCTTTAAATTTTATACCGTATTTTCTGGAAGTCAATTGGCCGTGCACTGGTTTTAATTGGATTAAAAGATCTACTTTTGCATCCATGTATCACACAGCTAGAAGGAGGTGAAAACTTCCCATCAGGAAAAACACGTTTAATATTCGTTCCACACTTGATACATACAAAACTCATTTGTACAACCAAGGGCTTAACCGTGCTAACTTTTATTACAGTTCCACGTACAGTAACAAGCCTTTCTGTAAAAAATTTAAGGAAAAGTATACTTAGCTGGCACAACATAAATGCACTTTGTAGTGAAATGGATAAACGAAAGGACTAAATTTACCAATGTAAGCTGCCTTCAGGTTCTTCAAAGCAATCGAAGATTTAGGGTGATTGTGCAAGCGGATGTTTACCTTGGCTCTTTCGTcccattcttcatcatcatatgATTTTAAGTAGAGAACCTATTTCAAGTTCAACTTGATATCAAGTTTAATGCACTAAATGACATATAAATTGAATAAACTAAGAGATATTTCACCTTGTGTACTGCAGCGCTCATGCATAAAAGAGCTTCTTTAGGTTTATTTTCTAACATGTCATAAAAATCCTCGATCTCGCATCCTTTTCGAAAATGCTCGAAATCAAGAGGCAAAATGAACAAGAAACCATCTCTTTTAACCTATTTGTAAGACATCATGAACTATGTTCCAAATTCCAAATATATACAACACTCGGAAAACAAAGGATAAAGAAAGTGCATTTGACATCACTTAACTTCAAAAACATATGCAGGTTAACTAGAGCTCTGTTGATGATATACAACATCAACGTAACATTCTACCACTACAACCGATATTCACGATAAACAACAAAATACTATCGCGAACAACTTTTtaactttactaaaccctaatagtTTCAAAACAATAATGTGATCTACATTTGCAAATTTTAACAAAATAAATGAAATTAATAAGAGCTTTAATCAGTTTAAAACCCTAATAGTTCCAAAACAGTAATGTGATCTCCATTTGCAAAATTAATACAACAATTAAAATTATTAATCGCAAATATAAATCAAATCTAAGCTAGGTTTAACATTAAGTAACAGCATAAACAATTGTTAAAATTGACTTACGCATGCTGGATTTTTCTAAAAATAAATCTCAATAAATTAAAATGCACAAATTCTCATTCGTATAAACATATATAATATGTAGTGACGGTAACCTGAGAAATGAAATATGATCCAAGAGAAGTTGAGAAAAAGTGTTCATCAAGCTGAGCAGTGAGTTTGAGTTGTTTCTTGCCATCGCCGTGTGAGTAATCGAATTGAGGTATATATTTAGGCAAAATTTGTGTGATTTGGTGTCCGTTAATCGATGTTTGATTCCTGGCTTTCATCGTCGTCATCATCACCGCATCCACGTGTCTCTATGGATTCGATTGATATACGGAAAGTGAACTTATGGCGTATGGGTGTTCTATTTTGGTGTCTTTAGAACTTTTTGTTTAACAGGGATAATAAAGCGCGCGTTTAGGCGGAGTGAGTTCTAAAAATTAGTGATTGAAATAAGGGATTGACTAATGCAGGGCAGAAGCCTCATTTATTACACTCAAATTTTccaaatatatcacaaaattaatTTATCAAACTCACAAATTTCCTAATTCACATACGgagtatgtattaattatatacctatatctaaaaagtAAAGTTGAAATGAATAATACTATTCCTTTTTCtacttttcacaaacttaaccccctacctTTAATTGAAATACAAATGGAACcctcactttatacgtatatttttcaaatttcacaaacttagctccataacttttattaaaatacaaatggaACCCCCacattactaactttttttttactaatattcaattttcacaaacttaaccccctaacttttattaaaatacaaatcgaactcccactttataggTAAATTTtttccaaatttcacaaacttaaccccctaacttttattaaaatacaaatcgaacccccactttactaactttttttttttaaaataaaacccgaacgctaaaaaaagcaactttcacaaaaggaacaatccttcaatgttagatgtcgaaaaaaattcttttttacaaaatagatcaagacttttttttaactcgcattcaaaacggagcccccggcgcgaagcgagggctccacaactagttacaaCTAGTTGCGGagctctcgcttcgcgccgggagcttgcgagttaaaaaaaaaatgttgatctattttgtaaaaaagaattttttccgacatctaacattgaagggttgttccttttgagaaagttgcttcttttagcgttaacgttagttgatctattttgtaaaaaagaatgtttttcgacatcttttagtagcattgaagggttgttcatttaaGAAAGTTGTTTCTTTTATTGTTAGAgacaaaaaaacataaaaaaaaaaatgtagcacagtagtggctTATGTGGGTCATACTGTTTGAGCGCActgtacaagtcggtaaagcgtggtgggtgttactattcagtatttttggtgttagtgaagggataaataataatttagagtATAGGTATAAAGtgaggggttcgatttgtattttaatggaaaTTAGGGGGTTGggtttgtgaaaagtgaaaaacgaaatagtattattcataacaaataagacaaattttgtctattagttatattggtaatggtaaaggtaattttatattatttatggaAACTTTGGCATCATTAATGGTTCTTAACATGTGCCCTTAGGGCACATGTTAGCTTTTCCCTTGAAATAATTATGCATTTTCAATTTCAATaactttcttttattttattttattttgagaAAATAACTAAAAATTTATAACAAAAGACTAAATCATCGAAGATCATAAAAGCCGAACAAGAGTAGAACTGAACTAATAGCTAGGTTCAAAATTAGAAAACATAATTGAACGAACCAAACCGGACCAAAACAAGCAAACAAAACTAAATAAAATAGACAGGATCAAAACAACTGAACAATAATAAACGCACTCCTAACAAAAGCATCCAAGCAGGAAACCAGGGGCGGATCCACCTTGGGGCAACCGGGGTCATCCGCCCCCGACGACAAAAAATTATTCGCGAATTTTTTTTACGAAACTTTTAATTAAAAATGGTACTGACTAATGTAGTTATATAATAAGTATAAGAAACATATCGCAATAGTGATTTTAGCTTAGTTGGTTTGAGAACTCCCTTATCAAATGTACATGTTGAAGGCCAGATGcagttttttccttttttttttgaaTACTGTCTATAGGTAtgctatatatatttaaaatggtgaatgactcactctcccttaACTCTCCCTTAGGGGAGGTGAGGTTTCGATTCCCACTAAGTGAGGATTttccaaataattggatcaaaaaccattcttaccgggcccaaatgatcccttggtcccacgcatgcgaagattgaaacaatgacaatgcaggttcgtttatcgggcctggcatgctgtggagaaatgggtgatggtgtttctccaggctccagtgggctaccggggaccgctggatgggttgacaaagtcaacacaagGCTAACAtatccctgccgatacacatgttttttgaaac includes these proteins:
- the LOC139855477 gene encoding probable DNA helicase MCM8: MTTMKARNQTSINGHQITQILPKYIPQFDYSHGDGKKQLKLTAQLDEHFFSTSLGSYFISQVKRDGFLFILPLDFEHFRKGCEIEDFYDMLENKPKEALLCMSAAVHKVLYLKSYDDEEWDERAKVNIRLHNHPKSSIALKNLKAAYIERLVTVRGTVIKVSTVKPLVVQMSFVCIKCGTNIKRVFPDGKFSPPSSCVIHGCKSRSFNPIKTSARPIDFQKIRIQELLKSEHHEEGRVPRIVECELVEDLVDLCIPGDVVTVTGLIRVINNYMDIGGGKSKGKNQGLYYLYLEGISVINSKSQAESETSQNTETVGKAMDLSNVYSSFSQRDSEFVLKYLQEHGSDVFRQIVQSVCPSIYGHELVKAGITLALFGGVRKNSLDQNKVPVRGDIHVIIVGDPGLGKSQLLQAAASVSPRGIYVCGNATTNAGLTVAVVKDSMTGDYAFEAGAMVLADRGVCCIDEFDKLSAEHQSLLEAMEQQCVSVAKAGLVASLSAQTTVLAAANPVGGHYNRAKTVNENLKINSALLSRFDLVFILLDKPDELHDKQISQHIMSLHVGNADNSQTLKKLAGVFVFQYIWFPSSDSLVSRLRLDPVKARDFVPLPGPLLRKYIAYARTYVFPRMSEPAAKILQEFYLKLRDRSTSADGTPITARQLESLVRLAQARARVHLREEITIEDAKDVVEIMKESLYDKYVDEHGFVDFGRSGGMSNEKEAKRFLDALNKKSEREQKDCFSIGEMCSIADQIGLRVPNVDRLVENLNNIGSLLKKGPKYQVVSSSYSCTQSSRSRC